One genomic region from Cellulomonas hominis encodes:
- a CDS encoding EamA family transporter translates to MTGQALDRGAGPVLLPDAGRAGPALPEGGAAGTPPARTTPTAAARATLALTLTTAVAPALWGTTYLVTTELLPEGRPLLAATLRALPAGLLLVLLTRRLPRGDWWWRAAVLGALNIGVFFALLFVAAYRLPGGVAATLGAVQPLVVAGLGALLLGQRVRVGTLLAGIAGVAGVALLVLRATARLDAVGVLAGLGGAVAMGLGVVLTARWGRPVPLLAFTGWQLTAGGLLLVPLVLAVEGVPPALDGAAVGGLAYLGVLGTALAYALWFRGVERLPAARVSFLGLLSPVVAAALGWVVLGQALNGWQLAGAVLALGALVAAQRGGSGATRRRAG, encoded by the coding sequence ATGACCGGGCAGGCTCTCGACCGGGGCGCCGGCCCCGTGCTGCTGCCGGACGCGGGCCGTGCCGGCCCCGCGCTGCCGGAGGGCGGCGCGGCGGGGACACCGCCCGCCCGCACGACCCCCACCGCCGCCGCGCGCGCGACCCTCGCGCTGACGCTCACCACCGCCGTCGCCCCCGCGCTGTGGGGGACGACCTACCTGGTCACCACCGAGCTGCTCCCCGAGGGCCGGCCGCTGCTCGCCGCCACCCTGCGCGCGCTCCCCGCGGGCCTGCTGCTGGTCCTCCTGACCCGGCGCCTGCCGCGCGGCGACTGGTGGTGGCGCGCGGCCGTGCTGGGGGCGCTGAACATCGGCGTGTTCTTCGCGCTGCTGTTCGTCGCGGCGTACCGGTTGCCCGGCGGGGTGGCGGCGACGCTCGGGGCGGTGCAGCCGCTCGTCGTCGCGGGGCTCGGGGCACTGCTGCTCGGGCAGCGGGTGCGTGTCGGCACGCTGCTGGCCGGGATCGCCGGCGTCGCGGGGGTGGCCCTGCTGGTGCTGCGGGCCACCGCGCGGCTGGACGCGGTCGGGGTGCTGGCCGGGCTCGGCGGCGCGGTCGCCATGGGGCTCGGCGTGGTGCTGACCGCGCGCTGGGGCCGGCCCGTGCCGCTGCTGGCGTTCACCGGCTGGCAGCTCACCGCGGGCGGGCTGCTGCTGGTGCCGCTCGTGCTGGCGGTCGAGGGGGTGCCGCCGGCGCTGGACGGCGCGGCCGTCGGCGGGCTCGCGTACCTGGGCGTGCTGGGGACCGCGCTCGCCTACGCGCTGTGGTTCCGGGGCGTCGAGCGGCTGCCGGCCGCGCGGGTGTCGTTCCTGGGGCTGCTGAGCCCGGTGGTCGCGGCGGCGCTCGGCTGGGTGGTGCTGGGGCAGGCGCTGAACGGCTGGCAGCTCGCCGGGGCGGTGCTGGCGCTCGGTGCGCTGGTCGCGGCGCAGCGGGGCGGGTCGGGCGCCACGCGACGGCGAGCGGGTTGA
- a CDS encoding PP2C family protein-serine/threonine phosphatase, protein MRSPWFRRVTAGSATGALAREVDWGETPLGPPSTWPTALRVAVEMCFTTRFPVLVTWGPELTMIYNDGYRDMLGSEKHPGAMGAPLAEVWKEVWDDLLPSVERVMLHGEPTWTVDQHLLARRSGYDEDAYFTYSYSPLRDSADVVRGLLDIATETTAQVVERRRMRLLGDLSARLTGAHDDVDAIARETVDLLGGSADVTGAELYLRGADGAPGLLVATGPRAPGVTASDVARVTASGRAEEHGRVLVVPLTGPSDAAPCGAVVLQAGSRRPWDDEYRAFLRLVATTIGAAVSGALRHRREVDALRVVSDTLQAAIVPEVATEPGVVARYRPAAGDLAVGGDWYDVVDLGPGRRAVVVGDCVGHGLDAAARMGQLRAATRALLLESPSPAAVLDGLERFARTLPGADCTTVFCAVADEEDRTLTYAMAGHLPPVLRRADGAVELLDGARGAALAVGTGRRTEVVEPLRDGDLVVIYTDGLIERRGEGLPLGIERLRAAVAAQPAGAPTAEVADDLLRSMAPRGAEDDVALVVYRAGAR, encoded by the coding sequence GTGAGGTCCCCCTGGTTCCGCCGCGTGACCGCCGGCAGCGCGACCGGCGCGCTCGCGCGCGAGGTGGACTGGGGCGAGACGCCGCTCGGGCCGCCGAGCACGTGGCCGACGGCGCTGCGGGTCGCCGTCGAGATGTGCTTCACGACGCGCTTCCCGGTCCTCGTCACCTGGGGCCCGGAGCTCACCATGATCTACAACGACGGCTACCGGGACATGCTCGGCTCCGAGAAGCACCCCGGCGCCATGGGCGCCCCGCTCGCGGAGGTGTGGAAGGAGGTCTGGGACGACCTCCTGCCCTCGGTGGAGCGCGTGATGCTGCACGGCGAGCCGACCTGGACCGTCGACCAGCACCTGCTCGCCCGCCGGTCCGGGTACGACGAGGACGCGTACTTCACGTACTCGTACTCCCCGCTGCGCGACTCCGCCGACGTGGTCCGCGGGCTGCTCGACATCGCGACCGAGACCACCGCCCAGGTCGTGGAGCGCCGGCGCATGCGGCTGCTCGGCGACCTGTCCGCCCGGCTGACCGGGGCGCACGACGACGTCGACGCGATCGCCCGCGAGACCGTGGACCTGCTCGGAGGGTCGGCCGACGTCACCGGCGCGGAGCTGTACCTGCGGGGCGCCGACGGGGCGCCGGGGCTGCTCGTCGCCACAGGTCCCCGCGCGCCGGGGGTGACGGCGTCGGACGTCGCGCGCGTCACCGCCTCGGGCCGCGCCGAGGAGCACGGCCGCGTGCTGGTCGTGCCGCTGACCGGCCCGAGCGACGCCGCGCCGTGCGGGGCGGTCGTCCTGCAGGCCGGCAGCCGGCGGCCGTGGGACGACGAGTACCGCGCGTTCCTGCGCCTGGTGGCGACGACGATCGGCGCGGCGGTGAGCGGGGCCCTGCGGCACCGCCGCGAGGTCGACGCGCTGCGCGTGGTCAGCGACACGCTGCAGGCCGCCATCGTGCCGGAGGTGGCGACCGAGCCCGGCGTGGTGGCGCGGTACCGCCCGGCGGCGGGCGACCTCGCGGTCGGCGGGGACTGGTACGACGTGGTGGACCTCGGTCCCGGCCGCCGCGCGGTCGTCGTCGGCGACTGCGTGGGCCACGGCCTCGACGCGGCCGCGCGGATGGGGCAGCTCCGCGCCGCGACCCGGGCGCTCCTGCTGGAGTCGCCCAGCCCGGCGGCGGTGCTCGACGGGCTCGAGCGGTTCGCCCGCACGCTGCCCGGGGCGGACTGCACCACGGTGTTCTGCGCGGTCGCGGACGAGGAGGACCGCACGCTGACGTACGCGATGGCCGGGCACCTCCCGCCGGTGCTGCGCCGGGCCGACGGCGCGGTCGAGCTGCTGGACGGCGCGCGCGGCGCCGCGCTGGCCGTCGGGACCGGCCGGCGGACCGAGGTCGTCGAGCCGCTGCGGGACGGGGACCTCGTCGTGATCTACACCGACGGCCTGATCGAGCGCCGGGGCGAGGGGCTGCCGCTGGGGATCGAGCGGCTGCGGGCGGCGGTCGCGGCCCAGCCGGCGGGGGCGCCGACCGCCGAGGTCGCGGACGACCTGCTGCGGTCGATGGCGCCGCGGGGGGCGGAGGACGACGTGGCGCTCGTGGTGTACCGGGCGGGGGCGCGCTAG